One segment of Panicum virgatum strain AP13 chromosome 3K, P.virgatum_v5, whole genome shotgun sequence DNA contains the following:
- the LOC120698926 gene encoding agamous-like MADS-box protein AGL29, producing MAPPRRPSMGRQKIEIRRIESDEARQVCFSKRRAGLFKKASELSILCGADVAAVVFSPAGKAFSFGHPSVESILDRFLDTSPEAGAGLSSAGDRAVSELNRQYGELRAQLDAEKVRQERADETIRKERAARSQAMAWLYADLGAMGHDDLVAFWGALIGVQAAVAASADQLLRDALLVGRRGRPQPPQLAGGVAFDVAAFGVGMQPPPGLAGVDLNGLGGQATILGPSF from the coding sequence ATGGCGCCTCCACGCAGGCCGAGCATGGGGCGGCAAAAGATCGAGATCCGGCGCATCGAGAGCGATGAGGCGCGCCAGGTGTGCTTCTCCAAGCGTCGCGCGGGGCTTTTCAAGAAGGCCAGCGAGCTCTCCATCCTCTGTGgcgccgacgtcgccgccgtcgtcttctcccccgcCGGCAAGGCCTTCTCCTTTGGCCACCCCTCCGTCGAGTCCATCCTCGACCGCTTCCTCGACACCTCGCCTGAGGCGGGGGCCGGCCTCTCCTCCGCGGGCGACCGCGCCGTCTCTGAGCTGAACCGCCAGTATGGTGAGCTGCGTGCGCAGCTGGACGCCGAGAAGGTGCGGCAGGAGCGCGCCGACGAGACCATCCGGAAGGAGCGCGCCGCGAGGAGTCAAGCGATGGCGTGGCTCTACGCGGACCTTGGCGCCATGGGCCACGACGACCTGGTCGCGTTCTGGGGCGCGCTGATAGGCGTGCaggccgcggtggcggccagCGCCGACCAGCTGCTGCGTGACGCGCTGCTCGTCGGGCGCAGGGGGCGGCCGCAGCCGCCCCAGCTTGCCGGTGGCGTGGCCTTTGACGTCGCTGCGTTCGGCGTTGGCATGCAGCCGCCtccggggctcgccggagtcgaCCTGAACGGACTCGGAGGTCAGGCTACAATCCTCGGCCCCTCCTTCTGA
- the LOC120698928 gene encoding uncharacterized protein LOC120698928 has protein sequence MELTRVSVDSPTPTLEFVHAGSCTWPLPVHETSPPPSLRRADSGPSLGPRHATHPLAAPRRGSTASHPLSLSFAFFSTEAPEEGGESWASVELRATVDEEVQHRCVGRRGQGAAPNSRRSTEHRPSPALPPRWTSSAVHCLSALFQAWRRLWVAYWHTYTYSYSYAPWRGRAESNRTLPSDALPRREEVRRGVGAA, from the exons ATGGAGCTGACACGTGTCTCGGTGGACAGCCCGACGCCGACCCTGGAATTTGTCCACGCCGGTTCATGCACGTGGCCGCTTCCCGTCCACGAGACGTCACCGCCTCCGAGTCTTCGACGCGCCGACTCCGGTCCTTCGTTGggcccacgccacgccacgcaccCCCTCGCGGCTCCTAGACGCGGAAGCACCGCCTCCCACCCGCTGTCTCTTTCGTTCGCCTTTTTCTCCACGGAGGCGCCAGAGGAGGGCGGGGAGAGCTGGGCTTCAGTGGAGTTGAGAGCTACGGTGGACGAGGAGGTCCAGCACCGGTGCGTCGGCCGGCGGGGGCAAGGCGCGGCTCCCAACTCCCGTCGGAGCACGGAGCACCGCCCCTCGCCTGCACTGCCTCCGCG CTGGACCAGTTCTGCTGTTCACTGTCTCTCTGCGTTGTTCCAG GCTTGGCGAAGACTGTGGGTGGCATACTGGCATACATATACTTACTCTTACTCCTATGCACCGTGGAGAGGAAGAGCTGAGAGCAATCGGACGCTCCCGAGCGACGCGCTTCCCCGGAGAGAGGAAGTCCGACGTGGG GTGGGCGCGGCGTAA
- the LOC120698927 gene encoding ribulose bisphosphate carboxylase small chain A, chloroplastic-like, with protein sequence MGRHGGPGYICRREGSLPIYKGLVSSSRPASSIFPLLVNNTSSNKHILPSLAMAPTVMASSATSVAPFQGLKSTAGLPITRRSRSSAGFGNVTAGGRIRCMQVWPTENNKKFETLSYLPPLSTEDLLKQVDYLIRNNWVPCLEFSKVGFVFRENATSPGYYDGRYWTMWKLPMFGCTDATQVYAELEECKKAYPDNYIRILGFDNVRQVQCVMFIAYKPSGAA encoded by the exons ATGGGGCGCCATGGAGGCCCTGGCTATATATGCCGTCGGGAGGGAAGCCTGCCTATCTACAAGGGACTCGTCAGCTCAAGCAGGCCTGCCTCCTCGATCTTCCCCTTATTAGTTAATAATACTAGCAGTAATAAGCATATACTACCAAGCCTCGCCATGGCCCCCACCGTGATGGCCTCGTCGGCCACCTCAGTGGCTCCATTCCAGGGCCTCAAGTCCACCGCTGGCCTCCCCATCACCCGCCGCTCCCGAAGCTCCGCCGGCTTCGGCAACGTCACCGCCGGCGGAAGGATCAGGTGCATGCAG GTGTGGCCGACGGAGAACAACAAGAAGTTCGAGACGCTGTCGTACCTGCCGCCGCTCTCCACGGAGGACCTCCTGAAGCAGGTCGACTACCTGATCCGCAACAACTGGGTCCCCTGCCTCGAGTTCAGCAAGGTCGGCTTCGTCTTCCGCGAGAACGCCACTTCCCCCGGGTACTACGACGGGCGCTACTGGACCATGTGGAAGCTGCCCATGTTCGGCTGCACGGACGCGACCCAGGTGtacgccgagctcgaggagtGCAAGAAGGCCTACCCGGACAACTACATCCGCATCCTCGGGTTCGACAACGTCAGGCAGGTGCAGTGCGTCATGTTCATCGCCTACAAGCCCTCGGGCGCCGCCTAA